CAATCTGTTTGACATAGTTAAAACTGCCCAGAACCCAGAACTTTTGTCTTAATAGTTCAAAGGTTTGCCGTTGGCTTGTatgcatttttgaatgatgcaaatgcaagaTCAGCTTCTCTGAGACCAATCCTTTGGGCAAGATAATGGGATTAATGAAGTCGCGGGATACGGATGATGCCAAGTGAAGCCTTGTTTGAAGTCGTATAACGTTATCTACTTTGTCCCAGAACACGGGGAGGTCCTTTAGGACCGATCCCTTGGCGAGCTTCCGATCTTGTTGCAAACATTCCATTTCCTTGCTCAATGACTTTCCCTGTTCGTTCTTAGCCAAGATCGTCTCCGCCCAATTCCATTCTTGAGGCAAGCCCAATGGAGATTCATTTTCCTTCTGCGTTTTGGCCCTTTTTCTTTGAGCTAACCTTTTTATTCTAACAAGAACGTTGATGATCTTTTTCCAACAGGCACATCGCTCCACGAGACCGTCAATGAAGCTAAGGTTTTCATTCTCGTGATTTGGTACCATTTGCTGTTCGCCATTATCCAGTTCGTTCTTGCGGATAGCTTTCTGTTGAATCAAGAACAGGTGGGCCTCCGATATGTCTTCCACGTTTCGTAGCTTCGAGGTCGTATTCTTCTCGTCCATGGACCAGTTTTCTTCTTCGGCAGATAAGGTTCTTGGCTGTGTCGGCCATTCTGATTTTTCTTGTGCAAGAAAACTTGGACCCTTGGTCCagaattcaaattgcttttcgaGCTCGACAAGTGTACACCCTCTGCTTGGAAGATCGGCAGGGTTCAGCTTTCCAGGGCAGAATTGTATCGCTGATCCTTGCGTGTTGTCTAAAATCTTTGACACTCGTCTTTCTTCCCATATTTTGCAATGGCCTTTGCCACGTTGGATTCTCTGGAGATTCAGTAACGAATCCGTGAAATAGATGGTATTTTCATTGTTTACCTGTCCTTTCAGGGATTTTTGAAGATACTGTCCCATGTTGGTCGCCATCCAGAGTCCTACTAATTCTGCTCTTGCAATTGTGAGAGCGTCCTTGCTTTCAGCACCTTTTCGGAGATTTTTCGgcatgagagagctcttggaGAACAGCAACTGAGCTTCCCTGCTCCCCTTGCCGAGAGTCGTTACTGCATATGCGGCAACACCCATTCCTTGTGTACTGGCATCGCTGAAAATGGCCACGAACGCAATTGGACCCTTCATCCAACGCTGAAATGAAAGACGCTTTAGGAGAGGTATTTCCCGCACCCACTCCTTGAACCGCGTGACAGCCAACTGTGCAATAGGGTCCAGAACTTCTTGCCCTTGATTATTGACTTTGGTCCTTTGTAAGAGATTTTCGTCCCACTTGGTTTTATTCAGCCACATCATTGGGAGAATGACTTTAAACCGCATAATGAAAGGCGATACATAACCTTGCGTGTCAAACACTTGGCTTGCCAAAGAAACCACTAGCCGTCGCGTGATAATTTCGGTGTCGTCACGAAAGTTGATGAATTTATTCTccagatcaaaatgaaagtggtCTGACTGATAGTTCAATAACAATCCCAAAAGCGAGATTGTCTCGACTCTTTCTACACGGCTTTGATCAATGGCTTTTTCGATAGAACGATCGTTAGCAGTGACTTTGTGACCATAGAACCCACCACTTGCCAAGATAAGGAGAATCTGCTGAACAAGTTGAGCAGTTTCACAAGCTGAGTCCGCCACTATTAGAATATCGTCCATGTATGTCTTCTCCAGAATGATACTAACAGCGTTTGGATAGCGTTTGGCCCACATCCGTGCTGTTTCTTTTAAACACCACATGGCTTGAAATGGGCTACAAACACACCCAAAAGGCAAGCGAGTGAAGCGATACATTCTAGGCTCCGACTGACCAGGTGGGGCCCAAAAATACCTCAACATATCCCTGTCAGATTCCTTTTCCAAACGCACTGACAAAAACATCTTCCTTACATCAATTGTGGCAATAaacctttttgtctttgagtGCAAGATCAAAGCCATAATTTGGGGAAGCATGTTTGGTCCCGCCCACAATAAGATGTTAAGAGTTTTCGTTTTGTCTGTCTGATCTGGGAGGGAGGCATTTGTCACGATTCGGCAtttagttgttgttttgtgCGGACGAATAACTGGGTGACTTGTCATGACGTATGTTGGGTGATCTGCCCGATGATAAAGGTTTGAGGGGACCAACTCAGAGAAACCTTCTCTGTGGAACTCTTCGTATGCCTCCGTGACCAATGTCACATGCTCGGGCCGAATTTTGCTCATCACCTTTCTCCACATGGCCATGGCACGAGCTGTGTTGTCTGTCATAACTCGTGACCTGGGATCGGGATGCTTCCAAGGCAGGCACACGGTCCAAAATTTGCCCTCCTTGTGATACTTGGACGTCAATTGTTGGTGCACTTCGGCTTGTATTTCTGACGCCGTTTTGTTGGGGATATCGGATTCATTAGCCAATATCCCAATGTTTTCTCCCGACCAGAATTGACCAAAATCGAAATTCTCTGTCGAGTCTGTGTAAACTCGTTCTAGATCAAATGTCATGTAATCCGATTCTTTAAATGCCATGAccgtttgattttgatttccaatAGAGATCGCTCCACGTAACATCCATCCTAGCTTGGTTAGTTTGGCTGAGGGGCCTTCCAACGCCGGAGAGACCCGTTGCTCTCCCAGCATCAATTGGGAGTAGTACGGCTCAGATACCAATACTTGAATGGGTCGTCTCCCAACTTGGGGATACACCTCCGTGAAACGGATGTCTTTGAGATGTTTCAACTGCCGAGGATCGATAGGAATCGGTTGGAGAGGCTCTCCAATGGAATCAATGGTTGTGCCGTGAATGGGCATGGATATATAGGACTTATTGAGACTCATCAAGCCGAATGTGACCGTTTTTTGTCGGGTTTGTTGGGTTTTATTGCCCGCTACATTCATTACTAGCATCGTAGGGGTTCCTTTTAGTTGCAGTTTATTTGCTACACCTTTCTCCACCAAACTTAGGTTTGACCCCGAGTCGTTCAAAGCTCTGATTTTCAGGAACTGCATTGTGTTCAAGTTTATTATGTAACATATGATTGTCCCCGTCAGACCGCTAAACGTCCTTGGCTTTGTAAGACCTGTCATATTCGGAAAAGAAAGGGGATAATTCAGGCCAAAATCCGAAGCCGACAATTTGAGACATTGTTGctttatattttcaaatatttctttattaGGAACACTTAATAACGTAGTTATATCCTTTGTTGGCGGTTTTTGGCTCGATGCATCCTATTTCTTTCCCTCCTTGTTGTCTTTGCGAGGAACTTTCCGAACCTTCCGGTTTTTGACTTCTTCCTGGAGGGTCTGAATCTTCTGGTTCAGGTCCCGGACCTGCTTGCTCAAGGCATGCTCGGAGGGCAGATCCCGAGGTCGCTTGTTGGCCCGAGGTCGATAGTCTGATGTCTGAGGTGGTCTGATCGAGGAACCAGTTATGGGACCCGTGCGTAGTTGGTTGAAGGGGCATATGGCCCCGAAGTGGTCTGACCGCTGGCCTTTGCTCTCACAGATAGAACAGATAATGGTGCACCGATGTCCCGGCTCAAAAGATGAGAGACATCGGGAGCAACGTTGGACCTTCTTGCAAGCAAAAAACCAATCGCGGGAGGTCATCCCCAAAGCTCGAGGGCATGTCGTCATGGGTTGGTTCCGATCCCTGGTGCAGATGAAGCACTGCCCGTCACCCAGAGTCCGAGTTTGAACGGCGAAATTAGCGCCGGTGGAAACGGATTCTGTTGGGTCTGGGCCCAAAACAGGGATGGGTTGGGCGAGGGGGACGGCGTGCAAATCAAGCCATGGCTCGAATTGGGCATAACATTCAACCATCCCCGCTTTCCACTCCGGGAGGGGATTTCCGCCTTTGGACGCCGCCTCTGCTTTCGCCTTGTACTCCTGTCTCTTCTGAATCTTGAATTTATTCCATTGCGCTTGAGCCTCTGTCGGTAAGGAGGAGACAAATGTCCACAAGAGCCCAAAATCGTTCATGTCGACCTCTTCTCGCTCAAACACATCCCGCATGTTCCTCAAGGCTTTAAATGACTGCTTGATGGCATCAGTCTGGTCCGCAAGGTTGTCTCTTGGGGCGGTACCGCTGGCAATGTACGAACCCGCCAGGCTAATAGGGTCAGCAAACTTTTCTTTGAGGTCATTCATAGCGGCGGCATACGAATTGTCAGACTCGCAGGAATATCGTGATACCATTAGGAGCGCCGGGCCGGCCAGACAATCTTTCAACTTGAGAAAAAGGCTTGTTTGGTTAAACCCGCGCaatgtcttcatttctttgactAAGTTACTCCAGGAGCTGTTCCAATTGGAGAATTGGAGAAGGACGTTAGGCTCCTTCAGATCCCCTCTGAACTTAGAGATGAACTTGGCCGCGTCAAATAATACCATCGTGTTACAATTTGGGTTTGGTTGACGACCAGGCTCCTCGGAAGGATAATCCGGGACCAATTCCTCTAATTCTGGTCGCAACGACCTCTCGTAGTCCATTATGGCTCCCAATCGAGACAACTCGGCCAATATTTCAGAATAGGCCGAGTCAATGGGATCAACGCCCGGCTTATACCACACCCCCGTGGCCTCTTGAAACTTGCGCTCAACAAGAGGAAGCCGAGTAGCCTCGATCTCAGCCAAGATTCGCTTAGCTTGGAACCATTCCAATCGGGCTGAGACGTCGTCAATAGTTTTGGATTGGAGTTGGTCGATGATGGCTTTGAACTGAGTGAGGTTTTGGCGGATAACATTTAACTCGAGATCTGCGAGCCTTTCCGCTCGTTGGCGACGAGGAATCAAATCGGCCGTTTGTTGGAGCTTGGCGGAGACCATGGCTTGCAGTTGCCCCGGGGAGGCTCCCGCATTTTCCAACTGAATGGCCTCTTTAAAAAGAGGCTCCAGGATTTGTAATTCCGCGCGAATCCCCGCCATTTCCATCGTAGCTTGGCCGGCAGCGACGGAGTAGACTTCGTTTATGAGGTCGTCGCGGAACCTCCGAGTACCGTCCTCCGACTGATCAGCTAGCGCGGCGTTCTCCATATCGCGGTGCGTTTCCGCATCAGGGTTGATTGACATTTTTACTTCAGGTTTGCAGTCTGAAAGAATATCCAAAAGAAGCCCAATATAGTCTCTAGTGGGGTctgttttcaaatggaaatccTCCGATGGACTGGTGCCAGGAAACGCCCTTCCGATTTGAAACGGTCTAGTGCTA
This Tigriopus californicus strain San Diego chromosome 12, Tcal_SD_v2.1, whole genome shotgun sequence DNA region includes the following protein-coding sequences:
- the LOC131891701 gene encoding uncharacterized protein LOC131891701; this encodes MQLYAVRNKDNFRFRLGIRESHYHKRTRDLFLSDCKPEVKMSINPDAETHRDMENAALADQSEDGTRRFRDDLINEVYSVAAGQATMEMAGIRAELQILEPLFKEAIQLENAGASPGQLQAMVSAKLQQTADLIPRRQRAERLADLELNVIRQNLTQFKAIIDQLQSKTIDDVSARLEWFQAKRILAEIEATRLPLVERKFQEATGVWYKPGVDPIDSAYSEILAELSRLGAIMDYERSLRPELEELVPDYPSEEPGRQPNPNCNTMVLFDAAKFISKFRGDLKEPNVLLQFSNWNSSWSNLVKEMKTLRGFNQTSLFLKLKDCLAGPALLMVSRYSCESDNSYAAAMNDLKEKFADPISLAGSYIASGTAPRDNLADQTDAIKQSFKALRNMRDVFEREEVDMNDFGLLWTFVSSLPTEAQAQWNKFKIQKRQEYKAKAEAASKGGNPLPEWKAGMVECYAQFEPWLDLHAVPLAQPIPVLGPDPTESVSTGANFAVQTRTLGDGQCFICTRDRNQPMTTCPRALGMTSRDWFFACKKVQRCSRCLSSFEPGHRCTIICSICESKGQRSDHFGAICPFNQLRTGPITGSSIRPPQTSDYRPRANKRPRDLPSEHALSKQVRDLNQKIQTLQEEVKNRKVRKVPRKDNKEGKK